The sequence below is a genomic window from Lolium perenne isolate Kyuss_39 unplaced genomic scaffold, Kyuss_2.0 unplaced41, whole genome shotgun sequence.
GGACCGAAGTATGCAGTTTACTGTAGTGCCTGTTCACGCTGCAATCATAATGCGGTTTCAAGAGAACCCAAGGTAATATCAACTGTCTTTTTTGCATATCTCCTGTGTACTATCTGACTCAAATCATCAAATCTTTTCAGTTGGACTTCAAAGACACTTGCTACAGAAATCGGCATTCCTGTAGATTCTCTCAACAGAAGGATAGGTTTCTGGACAAGCAAGGTGTGGCATAAACGCTACTTTTCTTGTTTATGTGTAGCTGATTGTTGATATCAATGTTAAACGTTGTTTTACGTTACAAACACTATTGGCATTGTCATTCTCGGCATTACTAGAAAAAGATGAAATGGAACTCAAAATCATTTTGCTGTGATTTTTTAACTAGTATTACATTTCAGTAAGATTACTAAAAAAAGAAGATGAAATTGTACTCTAAATCATTTCACTATGATTATTTAACGACTGAGTAAGATGGACTAGATGGTTGATAGTCTTTGGACTCAGAGATCTGCACAAAATATATAGGTCGTGTTTTCCTTTATTGGAGTAGAAACAATATATGATACTCTAAATTTGACCTGCTATACGTGATCTACAAGCAAAGTTCTTCAATGTGACCTGCTTCAGAAGCACATGTGAGCATTTCATACTATATGTTTTAGGGGGTCCTGACGGAATCAGTGGGGGCAGATGTCGATGATCACATATTCACAGTTGTTGATAGCATGTCTGATGTCAACAAGAACAGCATCGTGAACGAAAGCAGTGAAGCGTTTCAAATGAATGAGGACGAAGATGAAAGCTCCATTGCTTCTGTTGAGGAACAACTTAAGAAAGAAATGACGGTCTATGAGGTTGGATCCTCCCGATTCTTTTTCTTCAATGTTCACAACATACCTGTTTTTTCGTTCCCCATTTCTCAGTTCTTTACAATTTAACGAATCATTCTACTCATCTGGATGCACTGCAGAAATTCATCATAGGAATGCTAACCAATTTCGGCAATATGACACTGGACAAGATACACAACACTTTAAAGGTAGAAAAAGTTTATAATCTCGTCCACTTCCGGTTTCTGCTATTAACATATTTTGTGTCTCACTGATTTCTTCTTATATTACCTGCTCCAGATGTTCTGCGCTGAGCCATCGTATGATAAATCGCTGCAGCAGCTGCAGGGTTTTCTTTCTGGTCTAGTATCAGATGAGAAACTTGAAATGAGAGATGGATTGTACTTGCTAAAGAAGTAACTTTTGTTTCAATTAGCTCATTCTCTGTTAGACAGAGAATGATAGGTAGTCAAACCAATATGTAATCCCTTCCGTCAAAATCATTCTGATCCTAATATATCTGATTATTCGTGTGCCAGAAACCAAAAGCTCTCTGATATCCCCACCTCTATACTTCACTCACTGTTCGATAGACTATTCTACCGAGTGCTTAGAGGGTGCCAAAGCTATTTAGTACAAGGAACTTGGACCTGTAATCCACCGCCCAGTCGTCACTAATATTCCACAAAAACTTCAGAACAAACTGGAACCAGTTTGGTGCATATACATATCAAACTGGTAGAGAGCTTCAGGATCCACCAATTCAAATCTGGAACAAATAAGTGCCGACCTTTTCATTCCCAATAATTAAATCATCGTGTGTTCTGAAAGGGCATTTTTTGGATAGGTGTTGGTATTAGGTAAAGTAGTTAGTTACATAGTATAAGTAGGATGGAATGGATGACACCATTGCGCTTAGATGGTGTACTATTTGGTAAATCAGCTTCAGTGCATGGATGACACCATTCTGCCAAGAGGTATAGTGCACTCAATGCTCTGAAAGGATGGCAAACACAAAACCACTAATGTTACAAATACATTACACTGACAGCATAAGTACATTGATTTCTGTAATTGCAATACAATCACTGTTGGTATTGAAACAAACTAAGCCAGACATTTGACCATATAAGGCCCCTCAAGTTCATAACCAAGCTTGCGGTAGTAGTGGCGGGTTCCGACTCCTGAGATGACAGCCAGTTTCTTCGACCGATGCTCCTTACGAGCTATTCTTTCTGCTTCTTCCATCAGGAGAGTCCCATACCCCTAAAGACAATGGCAAATAGAACAAATGTTAGCCAGCTGAAAGAACTAGCAGAACTATCGTAAATATCTGAACAAACAATGAACCGTGAGGTGGTAGTCAACAATTACACCATGATAAAAGCCTAAGCACAATCATTTTTAGCAATTGTTTCATCATGTAGTAGCTGTGCAGTGTGCACTGCACTTTGTGAATCctgatttttaatattttgagaaCAACATATATCCCAAGTACGGTCATTTGAGGACAACTAAAACACAGGGTTATTAGCGTGAGACATTCACCTGGTGTTGTAGTTTCTCCGCATCACGACCGTGCACAGGGACTGCCGTTCCGTAGACATGAAGTTCTCGGACAATTGAACACCTCCCTACGAGTTCAGGGCCTGTAACATTGCGGCCACATTTGCGCAAGCGCAGCAAGCCAATAAGGATATCCTGTGGAATTTACAAAGAGAAACTGTGAGTACCATTAGCAAGACCATAAGTCCCAATGACAAACTCTATGCACCAGTAGCAACTTAGAAGCACATTTACAAGCAGGACAGATTAAAAATTGTTTGTACAAGTGAAACCAATACAACAATAACTATATGGATAAGTTAAAAAAATGTCCTACCCATGTACAAGGGCACTGAGCTTAATTAAATTGGAAACTTGCCTATTCAGGAAAGCAGCATAAACCATAACATATCTTCACATCTCTGTAGCAAAATGAATTTTGGCTGGCAGGATATAAGTACCTGCCGTGTATCCTCATATGAGAGGAAGGTCTCCCAGCCCTCATTTGCAGCATAATCACGCCTGACAAGCTCTACTTCATCAGGCCTGATCTTGTGATGGATATCCTACATGGAGATGCACAACAAGAATAATAATGAGGACACATCCTTGATTAATTGTAAGCATGTGACAGTGACTTCAAGAGACCCTGCATTTACCTGAATACCAGCCTCACGGGTTCTGACATCTCGGCATTTCAAGCCCAAATCTTCCATTCGAGCCAAAGCAAGCTCACGCAGGTTACCTTTCTCAACACCAGAAGTAACAAGAGGCATAGGGATATCTCTCTGGACCCGGTAGATTCGTGTCCATGGTGGTACCATCGACAGAATCCTGGCTACAATATCCACTAGCAGTTCAGGTGGATAGTTTCTATACCTGAAACACAGCAAATATCACCAATATATAAGTACTCATTCTCACTCTAAGAATGAACATAAGATCAAGCAAGAAACAGTGTATCAAACACTAGATAAATATAGTACCTTCCAGTTTTCCACAGCTCATAAAGACCAGTTCCACGAATCACAAGAGTTGGATAGATCTTTAGACCATCTGCTCGGAATGCTGGATTTTCGAAAAATTCTCGGAAGCTTTCCATATCTCTTTCAACTCCGACATTAGGTAAATCTGGCATCATGTGCGCAACCACCTACCAAAATTAACACATTAGCCATTAGGATAGCTGtacaaatcataatccaagacgGCCTAAATAGAGCTATTGCTAAAGCAACAAGGAAGTTAATTAAACAAGAGGAGTTAGTGGGCCAGTGAGCAATAACCTTAAAACCGGCATCTTTTGCTAAAGAGAAACAATCAGCAACAGCAGCTACTGTGTGGCCTCTGTTTGTGTCACGTGCAACATCCTCATATGTACTCTGAACACCAATTTCTAAGCGGGTACATCCATAAATTAGCATTTGCCGCAAATGAGGCCCCAGGCAATAATCAGGTCTCCTGAAATAAAGAGACTAATTAGATGTTTCATGGGAAAATTATAGGGAATTTTCAAATGCAACCAAGAAGCATGGGCAGATGTTGATTGACCCTTACGTCTCAATTGTCATACCGATACATTTGACAGCACTATGTTCTGAATAACAAACCGCCTCCTCAACATTAGCAGAAGTATGTCCCGATAAAGCATCATGAAGATTTCTGATGAAATAATCACGATAATCAGCTGGTAATGACATGAAAGTTCCACCCATTAAAATGAACTCGACCTGCAGAAGAGTATCTGAGTTACTTTGCGCTTATAATGCCTCCAAGATAACTGGACTTTACATGAAATCACTCAAATTGAGACAAAATACTCTCCTG
It includes:
- the LOC127335314 gene encoding elongator complex protein 3, yielding MAAAVAAAPVADQPRRRRPTPGRGGVVLPAGLSEEEARVRAIAEIVSEMGELSRRGEDVDLNALKSAACRRYGLARAPKLVEMIAAVPEADRAALLPRLRAKPVRTASGIAVVAVMSKPHRCPHIATTGNICVYCPGGPDSDFEYSTQSYTGYEPTSMRAIRARYNPYVQARSRIDQLKRLGHSVDKVEFILMGGTFMSLPADYRDYFIRNLHDALSGHTSANVEEAVCYSEHSAVKCIGMTIETRPDYCLGPHLRQMLIYGCTRLEIGVQSTYEDVARDTNRGHTVAAVADCFSLAKDAGFKVVAHMMPDLPNVGVERDMESFREFFENPAFRADGLKIYPTLVIRGTGLYELWKTGRYRNYPPELLVDIVARILSMVPPWTRIYRVQRDIPMPLVTSGVEKGNLRELALARMEDLGLKCRDVRTREAGIQDIHHKIRPDEVELVRRDYAANEGWETFLSYEDTRQDILIGLLRLRKCGRNVTGPELVGRCSIVRELHVYGTAVPVHGRDAEKLQHQGYGTLLMEEAERIARKEHRSKKLAVISGVGTRHYYRKLGYELEGPYMVKCLA